In one window of Echeneis naucrates chromosome 17, fEcheNa1.1, whole genome shotgun sequence DNA:
- the LOC115057620 gene encoding zona pellucida sperm-binding protein 4-like: protein MELFKYLFGVVVVVGLVCDVTAQRYWMLPQQKPHYPLSPQPPQQQLIVPPPSLPSDKCLVEEHDKLQCGTSDITAEQCENINCCFDGHQCYYGKAVTVQCTRDGQFVVAVARDATVPEIDVDSVSLLETNNPACTTVSVTPAYALFQFPVTACGTTLKEESDFVVYENHMSSSYEVGIGPRGSITRDSHFELLFQCRYSSTVVEALVMEVNGLPPPVPVAAAGPLTLELRLGNGQCHAKGCVEEVAAYSSFYTPEDYPVTKVLREPVYVEVRLLERSDPNVVLNLEHCWATATANPDTLPQWDLLVDGCSYYDDRYMTTVVPVDASSGLHFPSHYKRFIVKMFTFVDQNTFTQQDMVFIHCTAAVCFPISANSCEQQCYRKKRAAKKDSSNQRGLVSSREVILKA, encoded by the exons ATGGAGCTTTTCAAGTATCTGTTTGGTGTGGTGGTTGTCGTTGGTTTAGTTTGTGACGTTACTGCTCAACGTTACTGGATGTTGCCGCAGCAGAAACCGCACTATCCGCTCTCTCCGCAGCCACCTCAACAACAGTTGATAGTTCCTCCACCTTCACTTCCCTCTGATAAATGCCTTGTGGAGGAGCATGACAAGCTCCAGTGTGGAACTTCAGATATCACGGCTGAGCAGTGTGAAAACATCAACTGCTGCTTTGATGGACACCAGTGCTATTATGGAAAAGCAG TGACTGTACAGTGTACCAGGGATGGCCAGTTTGTGGTGGCTGTGGCTCGTGATGCCACTGTCCCTGAAATAGATGTGGATTCAGTCAGCCTGCTGGAAACGAACAACCCTGCCTGTACTACCGTTAGTGTCACTCCTGCCTATGCCCTCTTTCAGTTTCCTGTGACTGCATGTGGCACTACACTCAAG GAGGAAAGTGATTTTGTGGTGTATGAGAATCACATGTCCTCCTCTTATGAGGTGGGAATTGGACCCAGAGGCTCAATCACAAGGGACAGTCATTTTGA GTTGTTGTTCCAGTGTAGATACTCTAGCACAGTTGTGGAGGCTCTTGTCATGGAAGTGAATGGCCTTCCTCCCCCTGTGccagtggctgctgctggaccCCTTACACTGGAGCTCAGACTGGGCAATGGGCAGTGTCATGCCAAGGGATGTGTGGAAG AGGTGGCAGCATACAGCTCCTTCTACACTCCAGAAGACTATCCTGTCACCAAAGTGCTAAGGGAACCAGTATACGTTGAGGTGCGACTCCTGGAGAGGTCTGACCCCAATGTTGTCTTGAACCTGGAGCACTGCTGGGCTACCGCCACTGCAAATCCTGACACCCTGCCGCAATGGGACCTTCTGGTTGATGG GTGCTCCTACTATGATGACCGTTACATGACCACAGTGGTGCCTGTGGATGCCTCCTCTGGGCTTCACTTCCCCTCACATTACAAGCGTTTCATTgtcaaaatgttcacatttgtgGATCAAAACACCTTCACTCAACAGGACATG GTGTTCATCCACTGTACTGCAGCAGTATGCTTCCCCATTAGTGCAAACTCATGTGAACAACAATGCTATCGCAAAA AGAGGGCAGCAAAGAAAGATTCCTCAAACCAAAGAGGCCTGGTCTCCAGCAGAGAGGTGATCCTGAAGGCCTAG